GAAAGAGGTGtgagttaaagttttttttttttaagtgggaAACATCTATGACAAAAAATCACTTCATTACAATCAATGCCCTTCAGGTGTCCCCTTAAGGTACATTCACTCACCTAACCTACTCCTAGATATGTCAACAGTTTTTAGAATCAACAGTACCTGATGAGATGAAATAAACTTCAATAGGCACAAGGTCACATTGGAATTTTTTATGTCATCTTAAATGGGCAGAaggccaattttttttaaggaaacatACCGTATGTTTTTTTGACACAGTTCTTATTTAATGTTTCTAtagcagaattttttcttatgaaCAAATATATAAAGTGTAGAGAAGAATTTAAAGTGTAGAGATCTGAGGTAGATTATAATCGTAGATTTCTCTTCTACTATcataaaaacgttaaaaaacCTACTAATAAGCTTGACCAAATGCATGTTAGTATTCAATTTAGTTTTGTGTTGAAATTTTATATGCTtgatattttgttaattttcaattaGTTTAGTATCAAAACATAATATAAACACTTAgaattataatattattaataaataattatttcactACAGCTTACCGCTATCAATAATGGTTAGTACAACATTGACAACAACAGTTTCACAGCAAACAACGGCAAGTGGCTCCAATCAAACTGTGCATCATTTGCGCCCCCATAGTTCCCTACACTATTCAACCACACTCCAGTCATCAGCGATACGTGGTAGTTATTATTTGAATAGTGATTCAAGTTATAACAGTGGTGGTTCCGAGTCCAAGGACACATCATCATCAAACCTATACAACGGCCACTTTACAAACACTGTTCGCACTCAGCATTCGTCGAGCAACGTCATACCAATACCAACATCATCAACAACTTCATCAGCAATCCGCCCTAGGCCTGACATTCTTCTAAACAGTCCGACATCATCATGCACAAGTTCCAATGTACTACGAAATGAAGTAAATCTCTTAGAATCGACATCTCCACCCTTAAGTGATCAAATTTCAATATTGTTCCCCAAGTGTCGGCCAAAAAGCGATGCTAATACGAATCCTGCCACAAGCACTACACAACAAAATTCAAGCAGCAACAATTTTGCACAATCACCGCCGGCTGCATCGGGCTCCTCGTATTCTTCAGAATCAGTGTCCTCAGCTAGAATATCAACAAATCCATTCCTTTGCCTTCCAAGTCCCAGTGGAAACGAAACTAAACGAAATAAATTCGAGATAACTTCCCATAAGGACCAAGAAGTCGTAGATATGCCACGCAAGTCCTCGGGTTATAACCAACCCTCGtcacaccaacaacaacaacaacaacaacaacaaccataCCAGCAACAGCAttatcatcaacaacaacagcaacagcaacCAAATCAGAGCACTACTCACCGAACCATGAAGAGCTCGGGAAATCAAAACCCATTCATTAATCACAACTATTGGGACACACGTCATAATACAACTCCAGCGGGTACCGTCCTTAATTCGCCGGAACTTACTTCGGAGAACACTTCCCGCCGTCATGGTCACAATTACCTGCAAAAGCCACAACACATTAGGCTGGGAAGAAGTCCTGTCAGCCATCAGAATCCAAGTCATGATTATTACAATGCGGCGGAGGTAAATGAAAGGGCTGAACATCATGAGGCGCAAAATCGTGGTGATAATGAAACTTATAATAGAGCTGCGTCAATTGCGGCTAGCAATGGTGGAAATGGCAGCGGAGTTGTGGTTTTTGATGATATTTCTGACAGTTGGCAGAGTAAGCATAAGCATCACATATTAATATttcttatggcgttttcgattggcagtccggaagcgtccggaatcattctgaaagcgttttattcgtacaaaactgacagttttgtgtgaataaaattttttcagaatgattccggacgcttccggactgccaatcgaaaacgccattattaaattgataattgtttttctttttcttttgttctacatacatttttggtttgattTTGCTGCAAACTGTAAGCAAATGTTTTTGGTAGAATTTTTGGACCAAATCAAAATTAAGTCTAAGTATGAAAATCTTGGTATTTCTTTCAAGAGCCTGTCTTGGATTTGGGaatttatgaacaaaatttattattaaattaagcaaaaatgttagaaaattagTCCATTGCAATTTAGTTTATGATTCCATATCAAATTCCCTTGGCGAAACTTTCTAACTAATCTAATCCAACCGTGAATTGCATTTGAATTATTACGAGTAAGTTGTCAAAGTTGGAAACCAAACATTAATTGGaaactcttaattttttttttgttagacatatcaatttttaaatattactaaaaaatgtttgcaagtTGTTTCCAAAAAGCTAATATACAACATGACAGCTGCCTTTGGTTCTATGGCAGAAAGTGCCATGACCACTGTGGTCTCTGAggatttaaatgattttatggACCGAATTTTCTTTCgctttcttaaaataaaatatatacctaaacaaataaaaatgaaaaaaatcatcaattttgCTATCATAACATATTTATCCTATTCTCAAGATTCCTTTCAAAAGCCCAAcggtattaaatatttttaaaacttatttctttTACTCTAAAGGTAGACCTTGAGTGTTATAGAAGAAACggaacatttttttgattttttatttaggaatgatagattaaccaaaaaatatttttttggtttttgcaaTGTTAGAACCCTTTATAACACTATTTTCATAACACACACATATCTTCTTGCATGATGAAATTGTATATTATTTTCTATCGCTTTGTTGCCAATTTCTTCTTCGTTCCGTTGAGGAATGTAATGGGAAATCGATACCTACAATGCATTGTTTTGACGGATTGTTTTTGACAGTTAACAAATAGATGACCTCCAGACTTATTGAAGctctaattacactggtctacttttttaaaggatttttctgtgctgattccgaatccgaagtcaaaattggcctagcacgtcacgtttgtAGGATATTCTCGTTAGAAAAAAAACCCCATTTtctttgctgttttcgaagcaatattttggtgtaatgtaaaatttttcaactaaacttgtcacggtttataaaaaaaattgttttttctctttcaaattcagtttgaATCTCCTGtatgtatattccttttcttattcgagATATCTTATTTGAGGAAGTTAAGAAGTTTTGGCATATCCTAGCATAAAGAAAcggatcattaaaaattcatatttatttctcccaagaacaaaagtatacttctctaatagattttaatatgctgattttgaatccgaattcaaaaaatttcgatcagctccggtttttgagataaagtagtttttttttagattttctaaccaaaaacttgattttgtgattctcTAACGCGtttatctcaaaatcctgacgtgctagattctttttgacttcggattcgaactcagcacatcaaaaccCGTAAGAAATGTACACttataaattttaagatttagaaGGAAGTGTTTTGAATGGTTTATCAcagataagatatttctaaatagaaaaaaagtacatatatgAAATTACAAAGCacgtataaattttgttttaatgtattttattatagtttacTTTACATATGTgactttttatatgtatataacgGGCgctgatattttacattttccttaattaaggtgtttctGTTCATCTGGAATTTACTAAAAAACTGcaggtttttaatatttttgctgtttttgtcaattagtatctaaaaatgtgtgtaaactttaattaataaatacaaatttggtgtcatatgatagatcatgttatgagaaataagtcctccaaatttgagcccaatactcatatttttcaaaaatcaaaaaaaaaaaaaaaaaaaaaaaaaatggaaggtAGGTACTTCTTTAaattttctgaaaccagatttagattcaggaaagtctggggtcgaactacgacatacgttcgttaacgttttgactattgctctttttatttaatcagaagaaaatgatagagacataaagcgttaacgaacgtatgccgtagttcgacccctgatctttcataatttcaaattatttgaaggagaaaaaaaataaattttacagaccagtgtaattacctaaagtgaaaaaaagcaacaacaaaaaaaatcggaagaaaataaaacaaaaaatatttgaaacttCGATTTGAGACTATTGAGgctatttgaagaaaaaaactagaaaatttttgtgttttgtcaCTACACAATCATTTttcactgagatacagcctataaataaattgcacgactggggtcgcacgtacttgctcttatgcttaaagtaactataatgttaaagctttttattcaagaaatttaaaattcgatattttgaagaaatttcataagtacactgaaccaaatccttacgtaaatacaacgaaaaaattcgttgagccaacgaaaatttaattaattttcagccgatgaaaaatttaattggctcaacgaaatggctttcatacgttaatgaagaacttcatcaatcaacgaaaactgtagtattttaatgaaatttttcataaaaatttttgatcgagagttaatgaatttttacatcactttacgaaatttttcatcgattaacgtaaaatttaattaaccacggtgatatttttcgttagtcaatgtattttttgattaatttatggaagaactttcgttagctaacgaattttttcgtaaatttaatgaacatttttattaaattacgaaaaaaaatttgttagctaacgaaacttaattgtatttttttattggacttgttaaattattaatttaatatagtccaaaccaaaaattggcgtttcgacccggtggagctcacttaagtcaactgatgagtccgacttatcgtgagacacctagtcaatacgcaaatattttttatattcagctcagcttacatagatttttaaacaaaaacctaatgtgaactatataaagcaagattcaatttttaatcattaaaacagaaatgcacccaagtctacgttttttttttgtaaggaaacgatttttttcgttaactgatgtattttttcataagccaatgtaatatttcattagtctatgaagaattttcataagcttatgaagattttcgttagttaatgttgaatttcataagttaatgaattttttcgttacttaattaaaactttaataaagtaaggaaaaaattctcatttttattctttaaaatgagtatgaaattgttcgttaattgatgaatcttttcattgaattggattttttggcactaaaaagggagaaaaagtgtattaaacgttttcattaattgatgaaggttttcatatttcgaaaaattacatattttcgttgagccaacgaaagtttcgttgggccaacgaaaatgtagcgtatgaaacgattttcgtaattttacgaaatttattattttcagtgtagtataaaaaaattaaatctgtttttataattaataaaactccgttttaaaatatcttaaaaaaaaaaacaaatatgccattttatttctcgtataaaaaggtatttttagaaaaaaaattttgaaaattgtaggagccgttttttaaaaaaataattttttttatataaaatttttttaacatttttcaaaaaaaaagttggtgtgccatttcgaagaaataattaatttacacataaaaactaaatttcaaaatttttcattgatccgttttcaaaaaattgatttttcaaaaaaaaaatttgaaatattttttaaaaaaccaaaaatgcgttttttgaaaattttctaaaattttaatattatctttacttacacacttttgtataaaaattttcatttaaatcgggttaattttgtacgagatattcagaaacgaaaaaaaccgttctatgacaggtaccgttaataacggtacaaaaaatattttttttatttaaaaagttggcccttatgtgtagtattacacacaaaaattttaatcaaaattgttagagccgtttttgaaaaaaattaacttttctatttccgttatatggcaggtaccgttagttttggtcataaaaaaaaaatttcaatttcccctctagggaatcaccaaaaactgctaactaccaagtttgaagaaaatcacttcactcgtttaggctgcagttccagatagagacagacggacagacagacagacagacagacagacagacagacagacagacagaattgccggacccacttttttggcattctccatcatcgtaatgtcatgtaaaattgttatctcgagttcgattttttttacgaatcctaaacttgccctatagtacctatatcgcaagtaaaaatcactAAGAAAATCACGAATTTCGTTTGTTCCTAGTGTAATTAAAAGATTCATTCTtctaaaaacaacaataatgcTGTAATTGtccaataacactggtcaacaaaattaaactttttttttgttacagaaaccaaggtatacttttctataggattttggtgtgctgagctcaaatccgaagtcaaaaaaattctaccacatcacgtttttgagataatcccgttagaaaatcgaaaatgccgctttttaccagttttcgagattatttcttagcttttggttatttgttttaaataaatttgtaacggtttctaatagaactaaatattgtctttctaaatccgtttaaatcttttaaaaatctcttatcttctttgagaaatctgaaattgaaatcaacgtgtttggtatatctcatatttatttgcttttaatagtaaatctcgaaatgttctttgccaatcgctttcaaattttgacacaacgtttcatttacattccagtaagttcttatcttgtttttaacaagaaaaaaaattatatttttctcgctagtaattatttagtataagtatctgacacggtcacactttgatgtatctcactgcgattcaccaccttcgcaaatataagaacttgcaagattctaaatggaacgttgtgtcaaaatttgaaagcgattgacaaagaacttttcgagattcgctattaaaattaaataaacatgagatataccaaacacgttgatttcaatttcagatttctcaaagaagataagagatttttaaaagatttaaacggatttagaaagacaagatttagttctattagaaaccgttacaaatttatttaaaacaaataaccaaaagctaagaaataatctcgaaaactggtaaaaagcggcattttcgattttctaacgggattatctcaaaaacgtgatgtggtagaattgttctgactacggattcgagctcagcacccaaaaaacctatatagaaaagtatatcttggtgtctgtaacaaaaaccttgttgaccagtgtaattaaaaaaatcatgaaaaaaatcgttgattttaagttgttttttctctcagtgtaccagcttaaaaatatttctctttCTCGAAATGCCAATGCAATATAAACTAAAAGTTTGCAGACTTTCTTCCCTACAATGGGTAATGTTTTAAGACAAGGTTCGTTTAAAAAAAGCGCTCAAGATGTAATCCGCGGTCTTCAAAAAACAGAGATTccattttaaaatacttttggTTAAAAATGGACATTTGTAGTCCAAAATTAAGAGATATTCAATACTCTTgatccaatatttttttttataaaaagtttaagtttGACAGAACTATTTAAAGgaaattggccaaaaaaacataaatatttcgCTCGAAAGCGAAGTGAAAACGGTAAAATTGActcataagtttttcgactgAGAATTATCTCAGTAGTATCCCATGGTTTTCATCTGTGGTTGTGAACATGACCATATGGGACATTCTGTGTAAGAATCCTCGAAGATTAGATACTCTTACGTagaaaaatctaaacaaatacAGCATACCTACGGAAAATtgtgttacaatttttttttatttctttcaatatttattgaaatacaatttttcctttcattaccaaatatttttttgttttggtaggTATTAACAATATCTTTAATCCTTTATTTTAGATCTTCGAGTCACAACTGGCTCCCCACCAGCTTCGGCAGCACCATTAGTTGAATCAACAATTGATAGCGCAAATCATGAATTGAGCAAAAGTGAAAATGAAGCTTATAAgaattataagaaatatttagacaaaaattatgcGATAAATATTGAGATGCGAAATGGTATTATTGGTAAGATatcaatatttaacaaaaaccatacatattatatattttttttaattttaaagaatacGAAGGATCTCCTCGTCGATTTGGTCAAGGAATACCAGAAGATGAAGAAGTTCAATcgcaaaatttcaagtttaacGCAATAACATCTTCGCCACAAAAAATGCATCCAATTCGCCCAGGTTTTCCTCAGGTAGGTTTGTAGGCTTTTCTCATAGTTCGTTCGTCTTCGAAAAGGACATCATAGTTTGTGAACTTTGTTTTTATCCTCATGGAAATTTATTTGTCTTGTTTCCTTATAGCGCATTGTATCCACACCTCAGGATTCTCCTCCTCCATTGTTGAACTTGAAAATGTCACCCGTCAACAATACCGAAGACACAAGCAATGACGTCTCCGAAATAGGAACTTTATCCGATATGACAGTGTCTGAGGTGATATCTGAAGCGATGATGGCAGCCACCTCAACAACAGCTGGCCTTTGTTCCCCGGGAACAACGGCAAAAGAGGACACACTAGTATCAACGTCGGCGGCGGCGGCAAAGTCGTCAACCTTTGACTATCTATACGAGTTCTCCGAGACAAGAAAAGTCCTCGAGGAGTTCTTTGAGTGCCCTTCGACCGATGACAAACCAATTGAGAATGGAAGCGACGTTGACAGTATTGTAAGGTTCAcctctttgtttaaaaaaaaaatagataaaaaaaaaatacaatacaacaTCTACCTTTTAGGGATGAAAagtattttcctctttttttcctatattgttatttaattcaattttcttttttcatcaaAAGGACATTCAGTATGAATTCCACAGTAATGTTAATAGAGAGGACGACGATGATATTGCGTTGCCACCTCAGTTGGATCATATTTTTTCTGTGCAATCGGGTCACATGAATAACAAAAGTCCATCCATGGATGAAAATTATCGTCCAGTTGACGATGATGTTGAGGGaaatgatgacgacgatgatgacgatgattcGGAAAGCCCACAACCAGTGCCAGTTGTTGTTGCAAATAGCTGTTCACCAGTTAAGCCACAACAAAATCAACATCATGTGGTTAAGCAACAACAAAGCAATTTCTACAACACTAACGGagttggtggtggtggtggtggtatcCTGGACAATCGTCGGACGTTGACAAGGGACAATGATAAATTGGTGCAATATCGGCGGGATATAGATTTCTTTTTGGAGTCAGCTAGTCGCAGCAGTGGTGACCAAATGGATAGTCAGGATGGTATTAATCATAATCCAGTGCAACCCAGAAGTTATCGATGTTCTCCAGAAACAACAGATTATGATTCGAATTGTGGTGATTTGGACAGTGAGTgcatttatggtttttttttgtttttcttcttcaaaaaactttttatttttataaatggtTTGGTGGTTGTTACTTAGGATAAAGTAGTGACAAAGAGATAAATGTAGGGTGCGAGAGAAAAAAAGTACAGATAAAAAGAATGAAGTTTGAGAagattttaatagtttttctgtTGAGAACTTTATTAGGATCAAATCGTTCAACCTTTGACCTATAATAAAGTTTTCTTCGCCACAGAACTAAGAGCTTTATAGAATGTAGACAATAGTGTACAAATCAATTAGTGGTCATGTTGTTAGAAATCTTCATCAGAGCATTACTTTATAGAAAAAAAGGACCAAAGTTTTCGTGTTGCTCGTTAAGAGCTTGgagtataaatattttaatattatgtgaaaactttttacaAGGTCTGATtccaaaacaaatgtttttaagTTAAGGTGATGCATTTTGctaacaatttttagaaaactggaagaaaaaaaaaaaaaaaaaaacaacaagaattATAAAGGTAAGCAAGTCTTGTACCGAAATTATTCTTCTTTAGAATCAAAAGTGAGACTAACCTAACAAGTTTACATATCTTCCTTATGAATTTATGATCATCTATGAATGTTAGTGTGTTATTTATTTTGAACACTCTACACACGAAGCTTTCCAAACGATATCCTGAGCCAGTAAAAATAACCGTCAATGTCACTGTTTTCATGACATGACAAAACAACATGTTCAAAAATTGGAACAAAGTCACCTCATGACGGAAAAAATTCACCACTGACTTGTACtaatgtactaaaaaaaacagtagtgacaaaattaattaatttcgacgaa
This DNA window, taken from Episyrphus balteatus chromosome 2, idEpiBalt1.1, whole genome shotgun sequence, encodes the following:
- the LOC129909033 gene encoding uncharacterized protein LOC129909033 isoform X4, whose product is MFKDSNQHKTHNLLKFPQASDLPLSIMVSTTLTTTVSQQTTASGSNQTVHHLRPHSSLHYSTTLQSSAIRGSYYLNSDSSYNSGGSESKDTSSSNLYNGHFTNTVRTQHSSSNVIPIPTSSTTSSAIRPRPDILLNSPTSSCTSSNVLRNEVNLLESTSPPLSDQISILFPKCRPKSDANTNPATSTTQQNSSSNNFAQSPPAASGSSYSSESVSSARISTNPFLCLPSPSGNETKRNKFEITSHKDQEVVDMPRKSSGYNQPSSHQQQQQQQQQPYQQQHYHQQQQQQQPNQSTTHRTMKSSGNQNPFINHNYWDTRHNTTPAGTVLNSPELTSENTSRRHGHNYLQKPQHIRLGRSPVSHQNPSHDYYNAAEVNERAEHHEAQNRGDNETYNRAASIAASNGGNGSGVVVFDDISDSWQNLRVTTGSPPASAAPLVESTIDSANHELSKSENEAYKNYKKYLDKNYAINIEMRNGIIEYEGSPRRFGQGIPEDEEVQSQNFKFNAITSSPQKMHPIRPGFPQRIVSTPQDSPPPLLNLKMSPVNNTEDTSNDVSEIGTLSDMTVSEVISEAMMAATSTTAGLCSPGTTAKEDTLVSTSAAAAKSSTFDYLYEFSETRKVLEEFFECPSTDDKPIENGSDVDSIDIQYEFHSNVNREDDDDIALPPQLDHIFSVQSGHMNNKSPSMDENYRPVDDDVEGNDDDDDDDDSESPQPVPVVVANSCSPVKPQQNQHHVVKQQQSNFYNTNGVGGGGGGILDNRRTLTRDNDKLVQYRRDIDFFLESASRSSGDQMDSQDGINHNPVQPRSYRCSPETTDYDSNCGDLDSLSGEFNGVSTYCNYPKCYTTSMPVLEDGLSSGHTSDTENNNRPVQMGGISMLMDPKRNQDNSNHVKSNRASPNVDAFTTINESPVNGQLDNSGRDSVRSKRDQEILGQSPSSSNSKVFQNIDPDLDSLYSISVFHRGADMVHVTPPPPAPAPHRKPTVVSSDMFQKNQIDFKEQIPTTLTGGGASSNLLNRTKSLKSLEKPFACNQPPSIPERLSNASPSSSSPVWVPRYLETSVGKSLLDTSDRQQGKNLSGDEDDVDTDLETDRLLGHQRLDDQGFYDDTKSSSWDRKPISLLATSLSKFSPKVQQQNSKNSNGSLSLRQGFNSLLTSTPEIPPPIPPKTSTTSLLHNAGGGSMSSLDHSDKSPEKTPEAREECAVVTIGSPSADSGSDGSGNGSQKKDTQNSVTGEKKVKKMLIEGVLFRARYLGSTQLVCEGQPTKSTRMMQAEEAVSRIKAPDGDVQPSTEVDLFISTEKIMVLNTDLKEIMMDHALRTISYIADIGDLVVLMARRRFVSQDIDDGPKLNRTPKMICHVFESDEAQFIAQSIGQAFQVAYMEFLKANGIEDHSFVKEMDYQEVLNSQEIFGDELEIFAKKELQKEVVVPKAKGEILGVVIVESGWGSMLPTVVIANLMSSGAAARCGQLNIGDQLIAINGLSLVGLPLSTCQTYIKNTKNQTVVKFTVVPCAPVVEVKIKRPNTKYQLGFSVQNGVICSLLRGGIAERGGVRVGHRIIEINNQSVVAVPHEKIVNLLATSVGEILMKTMPTSMFRLLTGQENPIYI
- the LOC129909033 gene encoding uncharacterized protein LOC129909033 isoform X3, giving the protein MFKDSNQHKTHNLLKFPQASDLPLSIMVSTTLTTTVSQQTTASGSNQTVHHLRPHSSLHYSTTLQSSAIRGSYYLNSDSSYNSGGSESKDTSSSNLYNGHFTNTVRTQHSSSNVIPIPTSSTTSSAIRPRPDILLNSPTSSCTSSNVLRNEVNLLESTSPPLSDQISILFPKCRPKSDANTNPATSTTQQNSSSNNFAQSPPAASGSSYSSESVSSARISTNPFLCLPSPSGNETKRNKFEITSHKDQEVVDMPRKSSGYNQPSSHQQQQQQQQQPYQQQHYHQQQQQQQPNQSTTHRTMKSSGNQNPFINHNYWDTRHNTTPAGTVLNSPELTSENTSRRHGHNYLQKPQHIRLGRSPVSHQNPSHDYYNAAEVNERAEHHEAQNRGDNETYNRAASIAASNGGNGSGVVVFDDISDSWQNLRVTTGSPPASAAPLVESTIDSANHELSKSENEAYKNYKKYLDKNYAINIEMRNGIIEYEGSPRRFGQGIPEDEEVQSQNFKFNAITSSPQKMHPIRPGFPQRIVSTPQDSPPPLLNLKMSPVNNTEDTSNDVSEIGTLSDMTVSEVISEAMMAATSTTAGLCSPGTTAKEDTLVSTSAAAAKSSTFDYLYEFSETRKVLEEFFECPSTDDKPIENGSDVDSIDIQYEFHSNVNREDDDDIALPPQLDHIFSVQSGHMNNKSPSMDENYRPVDDDVEGNDDDDDDDDSESPQPVPVVVANSCSPVKPQQNQHHVVKQQQSNFYNTNGVGGGGGGILDNRRTLTRDNDKLVQYRRDIDFFLESASRSSGDQMDSQDGINHNPVQPRSYRCSPETTDYDSNCGDLDSLSGEFNGVSTYCNYPKCYTTSMPVLEDGLSSGHTSDTENNNRPVQMGGISMLMDPKRNQDNSNHVKSNRASPNVDAFTTINESPVNGQLDNSGRDSVRSKRDQEILGQSPSSSNSKVFQNIDPDLDSLYSISVFHRGADMVHVTPPPPAPAPHRKPTVVSSDMFQKNQIDFKEQIPTTLTGGGASSNLLNRTKSLKSLEKPFACNQPPSIPERLSNASPSSSSPVWVPRYLETSVGKSLLDTSDRQQGKNLSGDEDDVDTDLETDRLLGHQRLDDQGFYDDTKSSSWDRKPISLLATSLSKFSPKVQQQNSKNSNGSLSLRQGFNSLLTSTPEIPPPIPPKTSTTSLLHNAGGGSMSSLDHSDKSPEKTPEAREECAVVTIGSPSADSGSDGSGNGSQKKDTQNSVTGEKKVKKSGAVLIEGVLFRARYLGSTQLVCEGQPTKSTRMMQAEEAVSRIKAPDGDVQPSTEVDLFISTEKIMVLNTDLKEIMMDHALRTISYIADIGDLVVLMARRRFVSQDIDDGPKLNRTPKMICHVFESDEAQFIAQSIGQAFQVAYMEFLKANGIEDHSFVKEMDYQEVLNSQEIFGDELEIFAKKELQKEVVVPKAKGEILGVVIVESGWGSMLPTVVIANLMSSGAAARCGQLNIGDQLIAINGLSLVGLPLSTCQTYIKNTKNQTVVKFTVVPCAPVVEVKIKRPNTKYQLGFSVQNGVICSLLRGGIAERGGVRVGHRIIEINNQSVVAVPHEKIVNLLATSVGEILMKTMPTSMFRLLTGQENPIYI
- the LOC129909033 gene encoding ras guanine nucleotide exchange factor P isoform X6; its protein translation is MFKDSNQHKTHNLLKFPQASDLPLSIMVSTTLTTTVSQQTTASGSNQTVHHLRPHSSLHYSTTLQSSAIRGSYYLNSDSSYNSGGSESKDTSSSNLYNGHFTNTVRTQHSSSNVIPIPTSSTTSSAIRPRPDILLNSPTSSCTSSNVLRNEVNLLESTSPPLSDQISILFPKCRPKSDANTNPATSTTQQNSSSNNFAQSPPAASGSSYSSESVSSARISTNPFLCLPSPSGNETKRNKFEITSHKDQEVVDMPRKSSGYNQPSSHQQQQQQQQQPYQQQHYHQQQQQQQPNQSTTHRTMKSSGNQNPFINHNYWDTRHNTTPAGTVLNSPELTSENTSRRHGHNYLQKPQHIRLGRSPVSHQNPSHDYYNAAEVNERAEHHEAQNRGDNETYNRAASIAASNGGNGSGVVVFDDISDSWQNLRVTTGSPPASAAPLVESTIDSANHELSKSENEAYKNYKKYLDKNYAINIEMRNGIIEYEGSPRRFGQGIPEDEEVQSQNFKFNAITSSPQKMHPIRPGFPQRIVSTPQDSPPPLLNLKMSPVNNTEDTSNDVSEIGTLSDMTVSEVISEAMMAATSTTAGLCSPGTTAKEDTLVSTSAAAAKSSTFDYLYEFSETRKVLEEFFECPSTDDKPIENGSDVDSIDIQYEFHSNVNREDDDDIALPPQLDHIFSVQSGHMNNKSPSMDENYRPVDDDVEGNDDDDDDDDSESPQPVPVVVANSCSPVKPQQNQHHVVKQQQSNFYNTNGVGGGGGGILDNRRTLTRDNDKLVQYRRDIDFFLESASRSSGDQMDSQDGINHNPVQPRSYRCSPETTDYDSNCGDLDSLSGEFNGVSTYCNYPKCYTTSMPVLEDGLSSGHTSDTENNNRPVQMGGISMLMDPKRNQDNSNHVKSNRASPNVDAFTTINESPVNGQLDNSGRDSVRSKRDQEILGQSPSSSNSKVFQNIDPDLDSLYSISVFHRGADMVHVTPPPPAPAPHRKPTVVSSDMFQKNQIDFKEQIPTTLTGGGASSNLLNRTKSLKSLEKPFACNQPPSIPERLSNASPSSSSPVWVPRYLETSVGKSLLDTSDRQQGKNLSGDEDDVDTDLETDRLLGHQRLDDQGFYDDTKSSSWDRKPISLLATSLSKFSPKVQQQNSKNSNGSLSLRQGFNSLLTSTPEIPPPIPPKTSTTSLLHNAGGGSMSSLDHSDKSPEKTPEAREECAVVTIGSPSADSGSDGSGNGSQKKDTQNSVTGEKKVKKSKNQEVAVDMCRRLILVFLLLTFLFLHAFNFQTKIAAFTLI